GTAGTCTTTGGACACAATTTTTACAAAAGCCCTACGGTGCACAGGGCTTTGGGCTGCAAGATGAGGGCCGTCCCTCCCTACTCTCACTCCCCGCAGCGAGGTGGTACTACGTGTTGATCACCACCCTCCCCCCGGAAGTCTCCCCCATCCAAGGGGCCATCTTGGTTGGCTGCAGCTTCTGCGTCTGCTCCAGCGCCAGAATGCTTGTGTGGCAGTTCCACCAGGGGGAGCCCCGGAAGCTCGTCTTCCCTCTGACCAAGAGCTGGGGCTTCCTCCGGCCATCTCACCAAACCATTGGCTTCCTCCATGTGGCCAGCTCTGTAAGACCATCGAGGCTCATGGCAACGGATGCACCAGAACTGGAGGCAGATGAAGGCCAAGACAGCAGTGAAGCAAGCCAGCAGGATGGACATCAGCACCCAGAGGGAAATCTGGGGGTCCACCAGCGAGCTTCCAGCAGCCAGCGGACTCTTATCCAGGGTGTGGAACATGGTGCAGTAATGCCTGTAGGGGAAGGCGACCTTCTTACAGCTGATGCACAGGAAGTACAGAGTGGAAGGAGCCAGATGTTCCAGCACCACGGAGCTGATGGTTCGAGGCACCTTCTCCTCGTGGTGGAAGCTGTAGCGAAGATAGCCAGAGAAGATGCTGTTCCAGTTGGGCCTGTACATGACGTGGTAGTAGTCCTCCAGGCACGGCTCTGAGGACGACCAGGAGATGATGGCTCCCGTATAGGAAACGTTCCCGACCTCGATGTTCATCCTGATTCTGGAACCAGAATCGCAGTGAAGGGTCACTTCCCCATGTCTATGTATCATAGTCATAGTTAGCACATTTTGAGCATTTGAGACAGGCACTAACATGGCCCCCATTTTATAGACAAATACATGGAGACAAGAGGTGACATTACTTAGCTAAGCATAGCAAAGAAGTGGCAGATAAAAAATCGCATTGCAGTTGTCTTATGCCAAAGCTGGTGGCCCTCAGGCTTCGTAAAATGTGCACCCACAGAACCCCAGCTCTGTCCACCTGGCTGAGATCCATTAGATACAACACTACTCTCCCTTGGGGAGAACAAAGCACATGTAATATCCCTAAGACCTCAGAGGCCCCACCTTAGTCAGCATAGGTCTGTGACCTCCCCTCACTCGATTGCTTCATCTGTAATCACTCTTGTTGCCCAGCTGCTTCTGCTGCAAATACTCTGAGCCCAGTTCTAGAAAGTTctgccattgctttttttttaatccttcccAATTCTTTTGTCCACGGAGTAGAGATTTGCTTTGTCATTCATTGGCagttggtttggttttgtttttctttttttttttttttttttttttttttgacaggcagagttagagagagagacagagagaaaagtcttccgtcttccttccgttggttcaccccgaaatggccgctacggccggcccgctgcaccagtctgaagccaggagccaggtgcttcctcctggtctcccatgcgggtgcagggcccaaggacctgggccatcctccactgcacttccgggccacagcagagagctggactggaagaggagcagccgggacagaaccggcaccccaaccgggactagattagcctagtgagccgcggtgccagcctgtttGTTTTTCAAAGCCCTAGGAAATTAGTTCCATAGCTCCTGAGCTGCTAGTACCAGCACAACTACTATTACCTGATACTCCCGATGCTGTGAATATTAGGAATGATGAGAACCACACAGCGAGCCAGTGGTGGCTGCGTCACAGGCCATGCTGGGTGCTTCCCGTACAGTAACACATTCCTTCACCCTCCACACGTCCTTTCAGCCAGATCACCATtatacagatgagcaaactgaggttaAACACAAAGCTGTTGAACCACTGCACGTCCAGACACCAGGCTGCTGGGTGTAGTAACAGAATGTGGCGAAGTGCACACACTAAGCCCCAGCTGctgggtgttttttttgttttttttttttttcagaccatTGTATGTACCGCTTCCAGATTGCCAGCCCTCTCATTTGTAAGGGAGAGCCGGCTTCATGTTTTGTAGTTTCTCTTTAATTATGAGAGGCACCGTTCCTGTCCACTGAACCTCCCCTGCTCAGAAACCCAGGGACAGCTCTGCCTCACCTGTGCATGTTCACAGATATGGACACTGCAGCTTTCATTTTAGCTGGCGGTGGCACAGCAACAAATGGTCAATTTGATTTTTAACCCGCACTAGGCATTGAGCCACACAGATTCCTATTACCACCTGCCTTTCTCTGCCCTCGGGGCCCCCCAGATTCCATTTGTGTGCTGGTGTTCCTGTGGCCAGCGGTGGTGGGGAGCTGCAGAGAATTGGACTGCAGCTTGTAGCTTTCTAGTCTGTGTTTCCCTTCTCTCGGGATGACCGTGAGTTAAAATGCTAGGAAAGGGAATGGCGCCTTCCCCTTTATTTCTTCCCAGAGCCTGGAGAAGGAGAGCTGGGAGCCGGGTGTACCTGGCCCTCCCAGGGAAGGCCACTGCGTAGGAGACTGAGTATTT
Above is a genomic segment from Oryctolagus cuniculus chromosome 6, mOryCun1.1, whole genome shotgun sequence containing:
- the FNDC9 gene encoding fibronectin type III domain-containing protein 9 — its product is MNIEVGNVSYTGAIISWSSSEPCLEDYYHVMYRPNWNSIFSGYLRYSFHHEEKVPRTISSVVLEHLAPSTLYFLCISCKKVAFPYRHYCTMFHTLDKSPLAAGSSLVDPQISLWVLMSILLACFTAVLAFICLQFWCIRCHEPRWSYRAGHMEEANGLVRWPEEAPALGQREDELPGLPLVELPHKHSGAGADAEAAANQDGPLDGGDFRGEGGDQHVVPPRCGE